In Stigmatella aurantiaca, one DNA window encodes the following:
- the miaA gene encoding tRNA (adenosine(37)-N6)-dimethylallyltransferase MiaA, protein MKPLLTVIAGPTASGKTALAVELARRAGGEIVSADSQQVYRHFDIGTAKPSPEELAAVPHHLLSVVEPQETFSAAEYQRLADAAIAEIASRGRPVFVVGGTGLYLRVLLHGVVEAPGADPALRATLEALAAAEGREAVHRRLAEVDPETAAKLPVNDLVRIIRALEIHSRTGVPASVWRREHAFTQDRYPFRLFVLEPPREALYRAIHARTEAMFARGLIEETQALLARGYADAAPMRSVGYVQARAVAEGRMSREEALQDTAQETRRYAKRQLTWFRKEPGAVHVSPPYDVTVWER, encoded by the coding sequence GTGAAGCCGCTGCTCACCGTGATCGCGGGGCCCACCGCCTCGGGCAAGACGGCGCTGGCCGTGGAGCTGGCCCGGCGCGCGGGCGGAGAAATCGTCAGCGCGGACTCGCAGCAGGTGTACCGCCACTTCGACATTGGCACGGCCAAGCCCTCCCCGGAGGAGCTGGCCGCCGTGCCGCACCACCTGCTCTCGGTGGTGGAGCCCCAGGAGACGTTCTCGGCGGCGGAGTACCAGCGGCTCGCGGACGCGGCCATCGCGGAGATTGCCTCCCGGGGCCGGCCGGTGTTCGTCGTGGGCGGCACGGGCCTCTACCTGCGCGTCCTCCTGCACGGGGTGGTGGAGGCGCCCGGGGCGGACCCCGCGCTCCGGGCCACCCTGGAGGCGCTGGCCGCCGCGGAGGGCCGGGAGGCCGTTCACCGGCGGCTCGCCGAGGTGGATCCGGAGACGGCCGCGAAGTTGCCCGTGAATGATCTCGTCCGGATCATCCGCGCGCTGGAGATCCACTCCCGCACGGGCGTGCCCGCCTCCGTCTGGCGCCGGGAGCACGCCTTCACGCAGGACCGGTACCCCTTCCGGCTCTTCGTCCTGGAGCCGCCGCGCGAGGCGCTCTACCGCGCCATCCACGCGCGCACCGAGGCCATGTTCGCCCGAGGGCTCATCGAGGAGACCCAGGCGCTGCTGGCCCGGGGGTACGCGGACGCGGCGCCCATGCGCAGCGTGGGCTATGTGCAGGCGCGCGCCGTGGCCGAGGGGCGGATGAGCCGCGAGGAGGCCCTCCAGGACACCGCCCAGGAGACGCGCCGGTATGCCAAGCGGCAACTCACGTGGTTCCGGAAGGAACCCGGCGCGGTGCACGTGTCCCCTCCTTATGATGTGACGGTCTGGGAGCGCTGA
- a CDS encoding AbfB domain-containing protein: MHASPPSSRRGRKALLLLPLLCGLVPPASAEAAWIRKTPPLSTPWTAQVSPTNALPEYPRPQLVRTDWQNLNGEWQFANASAGQAPPFNQTLPESVLVPFPIESALSGIQRHQDRMWYRRTFTIPSGWSGRRVQLHFGAVDWEATVYVNGQSVGSHKGGFDGFSFDITDRLKAGAANELIVGVYDPTSAGEQPVGKQRLNPGGIWYTPASGIWQTVWLEPTPAARVTRLDMTPDVAGQALKITVQGAGTSGHTVELTAFDGTTQVGRITGNVGTELRLPVPNPKLWSPESPFLYDLRVALKSGTTTVDQATSYFGMRSVGLKLVGGALRPVLNGQFVFQMGTLDQGYWPDGIFTAPTDEALKFDIQKHKDLGYNLLRKHIKVEPQRWFYWADKLGILVWQDMPSMERTPSAAGKAQFESEMREMIDEHRSATSVIMWVVQNEGWGQYDQARLATLVKGWDPSRLVDNMSGINCCGAVDGGNGDVADWHTYVGPSSPVPSASRAAVLGEFGGLGLRVAGHEWSPGNGFGYEMMSDATALTNRYVGLMQRSQQLMVNPGLSAAVYTEITDVENEINGMLTYDRVIMKPNVAQVRAAHDSLIAASRQLNSQGPLPLNQFRSFQVTTPGFTDRYLRHLDSLGFTAAITGATDGLTKKDATFKIVRGLADAACYSFESRNYPGSYLRHFNSRIRRDANDGSSTFAQDATFCGRNALDGSGNISLESKNKPGAYLRHRAAEVWVEAFTDTTGFRQDATWALAAPWWKSGVDLAVNTYHSLQVTNAGLTNRYLRHSADLAYTEVVDGGSSATLKQDATFRTVPGLADTSCYSFESRNFPGHYLRHAGDRLRKNARDGSALFDQDATFCAQPGLGGTGVSLEAVNYPGRYLRHFTSEVWIADGSGGGWNGNFSFNTDVSWNVVAPWAP, from the coding sequence ATGCACGCATCCCCCCCTTCCTCCCGGCGCGGCCGCAAGGCGCTGCTGCTGCTTCCCCTGCTGTGTGGGCTCGTCCCGCCCGCGAGCGCGGAGGCCGCCTGGATCCGCAAGACGCCGCCGCTGTCCACGCCGTGGACGGCCCAGGTGTCCCCCACCAACGCGCTGCCCGAGTACCCGCGCCCGCAGCTGGTGCGCACCGACTGGCAGAACCTCAACGGCGAGTGGCAGTTCGCCAACGCCAGCGCGGGCCAGGCACCCCCGTTCAACCAGACGCTCCCCGAGAGCGTGCTGGTGCCCTTCCCCATCGAGTCGGCGCTCTCGGGCATCCAGCGCCACCAGGACCGCATGTGGTACCGCCGCACCTTCACCATCCCCTCGGGCTGGAGCGGCCGGCGCGTGCAGCTGCACTTCGGCGCGGTGGACTGGGAGGCCACCGTCTACGTCAACGGCCAGAGCGTTGGCTCGCACAAGGGCGGGTTCGACGGGTTCAGCTTCGACATCACCGACCGGCTCAAGGCGGGCGCCGCCAACGAGCTGATCGTCGGCGTGTATGATCCGACCAGCGCGGGCGAGCAGCCCGTGGGCAAGCAGCGCCTGAACCCGGGCGGCATCTGGTACACGCCCGCCTCGGGCATCTGGCAGACGGTGTGGCTGGAGCCGACCCCCGCAGCGCGCGTCACGCGCCTGGACATGACGCCGGACGTGGCCGGCCAGGCCCTGAAAATCACCGTGCAGGGCGCGGGCACCAGCGGCCACACGGTGGAGCTGACCGCGTTCGACGGCACCACCCAGGTGGGCCGCATCACCGGCAACGTGGGCACCGAGCTGCGCCTGCCCGTGCCCAACCCCAAGCTCTGGTCGCCCGAGAGCCCCTTCCTCTATGACTTGCGCGTGGCGCTCAAGAGCGGCACCACCACGGTGGACCAGGCCACCAGCTACTTCGGCATGCGCTCGGTGGGCCTGAAGCTCGTGGGCGGCGCGCTGCGGCCGGTGCTCAACGGCCAGTTCGTCTTCCAGATGGGCACACTGGACCAGGGCTACTGGCCGGACGGCATCTTCACCGCGCCCACGGACGAGGCGCTGAAGTTCGACATCCAGAAGCACAAGGACCTCGGCTACAACCTGCTGCGCAAGCACATCAAGGTGGAGCCGCAGCGCTGGTTCTACTGGGCCGACAAGCTGGGCATCCTCGTGTGGCAGGACATGCCCTCCATGGAGCGGACGCCCTCGGCGGCGGGCAAGGCCCAGTTCGAGTCCGAGATGCGCGAGATGATCGACGAGCACCGCAGCGCCACCTCCGTCATCATGTGGGTGGTGCAGAACGAGGGCTGGGGCCAGTACGACCAGGCCCGGCTCGCCACCCTCGTGAAGGGGTGGGACCCCTCGCGGCTCGTGGACAACATGAGCGGTATCAACTGCTGCGGCGCGGTGGACGGCGGCAACGGGGACGTGGCCGACTGGCACACGTACGTGGGGCCGTCCTCGCCGGTGCCCTCGGCCTCGCGCGCCGCGGTGCTGGGCGAGTTCGGCGGCCTGGGCCTGCGGGTGGCCGGCCACGAGTGGAGCCCCGGCAACGGCTTCGGCTACGAGATGATGAGCGACGCCACGGCGCTGACCAACCGCTACGTGGGGCTCATGCAGCGCAGCCAGCAGCTCATGGTCAACCCCGGCCTGAGCGCGGCGGTGTACACGGAAATCACCGACGTGGAGAACGAGATCAACGGCATGCTGACCTATGACCGGGTCATCATGAAGCCGAACGTGGCCCAGGTGCGCGCGGCCCACGACAGCCTCATCGCCGCCTCCCGGCAGCTCAACTCCCAGGGCCCCCTGCCCCTCAACCAGTTCCGCTCCTTCCAGGTGACGACGCCGGGCTTCACGGACCGGTACCTGCGCCACCTCGACTCGCTGGGCTTCACCGCGGCCATCACCGGCGCCACCGACGGGCTGACCAAGAAGGACGCGACGTTCAAGATCGTCCGCGGCCTGGCGGACGCGGCGTGCTACTCGTTCGAGTCGCGCAACTACCCCGGCAGCTACCTGCGCCACTTCAACTCCCGCATCCGCCGGGACGCGAACGACGGCTCGTCCACCTTCGCCCAGGACGCCACCTTCTGCGGCCGCAACGCGCTGGACGGCTCGGGCAACATCTCCCTGGAGTCCAAGAACAAGCCCGGCGCCTACCTGCGCCACCGCGCCGCGGAAGTGTGGGTGGAGGCGTTCACGGACACCACGGGCTTCCGGCAGGACGCCACGTGGGCCCTGGCCGCGCCGTGGTGGAAGAGCGGCGTGGACCTGGCGGTGAACACGTACCACTCGCTCCAGGTGACGAACGCGGGCCTCACCAACCGCTACCTGCGCCACTCCGCGGACCTGGCCTACACCGAGGTGGTGGACGGCGGCAGCAGCGCGACGCTCAAGCAGGACGCCACGTTCCGGACGGTGCCCGGCCTGGCGGACACGAGCTGCTACTCGTTCGAGTCCCGGAACTTCCCCGGCCACTACCTGCGCCACGCCGGCGACCGCCTGCGCAAGAACGCCCGGGATGGCTCGGCGCTGTTCGACCAGGACGCCACCTTCTGCGCGCAGCCGGGGCTGGGCGGCACCGGCGTCTCGCTGGAGGCCGTCAACTACCCGGGCCGCTACCTGCGCCACTTCACCTCCGAGGTGTGGATCGCGGACGGCAGCGGCGGCGGCTGGAACGGCAACTTCTCCTTCAACACGGATGTTAGCTGGAATGTAGTCGCCCCCTGGGCGCCGTAG
- a CDS encoding MFS transporter — protein MEFIDSTALSTALPTLSTAFHTDPVHLKLALTSYILALAVMAPASGWAADKYGPRRVFMLAMSVFLVGSVLCGFAQSLAQLVVFRTLQGLGGAMMTPVGRLIVVGSAPRERLVSAMSWFTMPALVGPLVGPPLAGFILGVASWPWIFFINVPVGLLGMAAVLRFVPPLHPPDPGPFDGKGFALTAVAITSWIGLAETAGMDLIPVAAQGALGLTALGATGLYLRHWRRTERPVMNLGLVRFLTFRASLLGGTVLRLGLGATPFLLPLLFQVALGWTPFEAGLVTIGTTVGALACKPVAPGMIRQFGFRRVLIVSNLATAVLTAAPAFFRHSTPVPLIIGLLAVAGFTRSLQFTATNTVAYAELPPGAISNASTLSVVAQQVGLSLGISFGGLMLHVARGSTEGPLTPERFLLPFLAVGLVSALAGPIYRRLPADAGASIGGRKRA, from the coding sequence ATGGAGTTCATCGACTCCACGGCCCTGTCCACCGCCCTGCCCACGCTCTCCACCGCGTTCCACACGGATCCGGTGCACCTGAAGCTGGCCCTCACGTCCTACATCCTGGCACTGGCCGTGATGGCCCCCGCGAGCGGCTGGGCCGCCGACAAGTACGGCCCCCGGCGCGTGTTCATGCTCGCCATGAGCGTCTTCCTGGTGGGCTCGGTGCTCTGTGGCTTCGCCCAGTCGCTCGCCCAGCTCGTCGTCTTCCGCACCCTCCAGGGCCTGGGCGGCGCGATGATGACGCCGGTGGGACGGCTCATCGTCGTGGGCTCCGCGCCCCGCGAGCGGCTCGTCTCGGCGATGAGCTGGTTCACCATGCCCGCGCTCGTGGGGCCCCTGGTGGGCCCGCCCCTGGCGGGCTTCATCCTGGGTGTGGCCAGCTGGCCGTGGATCTTCTTCATCAACGTGCCGGTGGGGCTGCTGGGCATGGCGGCGGTGCTGCGCTTCGTGCCGCCCCTGCACCCGCCCGATCCGGGCCCCTTCGATGGCAAGGGCTTTGCCCTCACGGCCGTGGCCATCACCTCGTGGATCGGGCTGGCGGAGACGGCGGGCATGGACCTCATCCCGGTGGCCGCGCAGGGGGCGCTGGGCCTCACCGCGCTGGGGGCCACGGGGCTCTACCTGCGGCACTGGCGGAGGACGGAGCGGCCCGTGATGAACCTGGGCCTGGTGCGCTTCCTCACCTTCCGGGCCAGCCTCTTGGGCGGCACCGTGCTGCGGCTGGGGCTGGGCGCGACGCCCTTCCTGCTCCCGCTGCTGTTCCAGGTGGCGCTGGGGTGGACCCCCTTCGAGGCGGGCCTGGTGACCATCGGCACCACCGTGGGGGCCCTGGCGTGCAAGCCCGTGGCGCCGGGGATGATCCGCCAGTTCGGCTTCCGGCGGGTGCTCATCGTCTCCAACCTCGCCACCGCCGTGCTGACGGCGGCCCCCGCGTTCTTCCGGCACTCGACGCCGGTGCCCCTCATCATCGGCCTGCTGGCGGTGGCCGGCTTCACCCGGTCCCTGCAGTTCACGGCGACCAACACCGTGGCGTACGCGGAGCTGCCCCCGGGGGCCATCAGCAACGCCTCCACCCTGTCCGTGGTGGCCCAGCAGGTGGGCTTGAGCCTGGGCATCAGCTTCGGCGGCCTGATGCTGCACGTGGCCCGGGGGAGCACCGAGGGGCCGCTGACGCCGGAGCGCTTCCTCCTGCCCTTCCTCGCCGTGGGGCTGGTGTCGGCGCTGGCGGGCCCCATCTACCGGCGCCTGCCGGCCGACGCGGGCGCCAGCATCGGTGGCCGCAAGAGGGCCTGA
- a CDS encoding MFS transporter: protein MQTAPSRPLTRQDARTLALAALGGALEFYDFIIFVFFTSVIGQLFFPPSTPDWLRQLQAFGLFAAGYLARPLGGIVMAHFGDRTGRKRMFSLSVFLMAVPTLLIGLLPTYATAGYAAPLVLLVLRMLQGAAVGGEVPGAWVFVAEHVPDRRIGFACGTLTSGLTFGILLGSLVATAINTVYSPEEVLAIGWRWPFLVGGLFGFFSVFLRRWLAETPVFEEMRQRKALVQELPLKAVLRGHGAAVAVSMLVSWVLTAAIVVMILMTPTLMQKLYAIPAARTLEANSLATLSLTLGCICFGLATDRFGAGWMLGLGCLLLMGASYLLYLGVARAPEYLAGLYALTGFCVGVVGVVPTVMVRAFPAAVRFSGLSFSYNVAYAVFGGLTPLVVTLLVKDTPLAPVHYVAGVCGVGLAVAIYLLTAGRSRLSGMRSSG, encoded by the coding sequence ATGCAGACAGCCCCCTCGCGCCCCCTCACTCGTCAGGATGCCCGGACCCTCGCCCTGGCGGCGCTGGGCGGCGCGCTGGAGTTCTACGACTTCATCATCTTCGTGTTCTTCACCTCGGTGATTGGCCAGCTGTTCTTTCCCCCCAGCACCCCGGACTGGCTGCGGCAGCTCCAGGCCTTCGGGTTGTTCGCGGCCGGTTACCTGGCGCGCCCCCTGGGCGGCATCGTCATGGCGCACTTCGGGGACCGCACGGGCCGCAAGCGCATGTTCTCGCTGAGCGTCTTCCTCATGGCGGTGCCCACGCTGCTCATCGGCCTGCTGCCCACCTACGCCACGGCCGGGTATGCGGCGCCGCTGGTGCTGTTGGTGCTGCGCATGCTCCAGGGCGCCGCGGTGGGCGGCGAGGTGCCCGGCGCGTGGGTGTTCGTCGCCGAGCACGTGCCGGACCGGCGCATCGGCTTCGCGTGCGGCACGCTCACCTCCGGCCTCACGTTCGGCATTCTCCTGGGCTCGCTGGTGGCCACGGCCATCAACACCGTGTACAGCCCCGAGGAGGTGCTGGCCATCGGGTGGCGGTGGCCCTTCCTGGTGGGCGGCCTCTTCGGCTTCTTCTCCGTGTTCCTGCGGCGCTGGCTGGCCGAGACGCCGGTGTTCGAGGAGATGCGCCAGCGCAAGGCCCTGGTGCAGGAGCTGCCCCTCAAGGCCGTGCTGCGCGGCCATGGCGCCGCGGTGGCCGTGTCGATGCTCGTCTCCTGGGTGCTCACCGCCGCCATCGTGGTGATGATCCTGATGACGCCCACGCTGATGCAGAAGCTCTATGCCATCCCCGCCGCCCGCACCCTGGAGGCCAACAGCCTGGCCACCCTGAGCCTCACGCTGGGGTGCATCTGCTTCGGCCTCGCCACGGACCGGTTCGGGGCGGGGTGGATGCTGGGGCTGGGCTGCCTGCTCCTCATGGGCGCCTCGTACCTGCTCTACCTGGGGGTGGCGCGGGCGCCGGAATACCTGGCCGGGCTGTACGCGCTGACGGGCTTCTGCGTGGGCGTGGTGGGCGTGGTGCCCACGGTGATGGTGCGCGCCTTTCCGGCCGCGGTGCGCTTCTCCGGGCTCTCGTTCTCCTACAACGTGGCCTATGCCGTGTTCGGGGGCCTGACGCCGCTGGTGGTGACGCTGCTCGTGAAGGACACGCCCCTGGCTCCCGTGCACTATGTGGCGGGGGTGTGTGGCGTGGGGCTCGCGGTGGCCATCTACCTGCTCACGGCGGGCCGCTCGCGCCTCTCGGGGATGCGCTCCTCGGGGTGA
- a CDS encoding ATP-binding protein translates to MRPVPPCLPVRAGPSLRRRLLLAAGALGFFLALSSLEDARAEQRRREHSWDIAQVLARAALFLLGVGVGGAFLRGGRREEGSAVLMRQQLEAQQALLVSQGQALRTAQDQLIVADRRTSLGTLSAGVAHEINNPLAYITANIQFSLQEMQRLVKEGLPEDAAGEAPEDWAEVFNALSEANDGCSRVQHIVLSLKTFSCGDDDKREPTALAPVLTAAMNMARNEIRHRARLVHDFQAVPPVDGNEVRLSQVFLNLLINASHAIEPGLVEQNEIRVATRLGEDGRVRVSISDTGKGMSPEVLGRLFTPFFTTKPVGKGTGLGLSVCQGIVGSLGGAIEVQSQPGQGSTFTVVLPMSVSVLREALEEAPALPQVKRSRILVVDDELHVGSALRRALGREHEVLVVQGAREALAQVLQGACFDVILCDVMMPEMNGMALLAELERTCPSQADTLLFLTGGAFTEASSSFLEQYPERVLRKPIDMDVLREAIRARIEGAAPGPLLARTEPRGREDLAPLPG, encoded by the coding sequence ATGAGGCCTGTTCCTCCGTGCCTTCCGGTGCGCGCCGGGCCCTCCTTGCGGAGGAGGCTTCTCCTGGCCGCCGGTGCCCTGGGTTTCTTCCTGGCCCTGTCCTCTCTGGAAGATGCGCGGGCGGAGCAACGGAGGCGGGAGCACTCCTGGGACATCGCCCAGGTGCTGGCCCGTGCCGCCCTCTTCCTGCTGGGCGTGGGGGTGGGGGGCGCGTTCCTGCGCGGGGGCCGCCGGGAGGAGGGCTCGGCCGTGCTCATGCGGCAGCAACTGGAAGCGCAGCAGGCCTTGCTGGTGTCCCAGGGGCAGGCGCTGCGCACCGCCCAGGATCAGCTCATCGTCGCGGACCGGCGGACCTCCCTGGGCACCCTCTCGGCGGGGGTGGCGCATGAAATCAACAACCCGCTGGCCTACATCACCGCCAACATCCAGTTCTCCCTCCAGGAGATGCAGCGGCTGGTGAAGGAGGGCCTCCCGGAGGATGCGGCCGGCGAGGCGCCCGAGGACTGGGCGGAGGTGTTCAATGCCCTCTCGGAGGCCAACGATGGGTGCTCGCGTGTGCAGCACATCGTCCTGAGCCTCAAGACGTTCTCCTGCGGGGATGATGACAAGCGCGAGCCCACGGCGCTGGCCCCCGTGCTCACGGCCGCCATGAACATGGCCCGCAACGAGATCCGCCACCGGGCCCGGCTGGTGCACGACTTCCAGGCCGTTCCGCCCGTGGATGGCAATGAGGTGCGCCTGTCCCAGGTCTTCCTCAACCTGCTCATCAATGCCTCGCACGCCATCGAGCCGGGGCTCGTGGAGCAGAATGAGATCCGGGTGGCCACCCGGCTGGGCGAGGACGGGCGCGTGCGGGTGAGCATCTCCGACACGGGCAAGGGGATGAGCCCGGAGGTGCTCGGCCGCCTCTTCACCCCGTTCTTCACCACCAAGCCCGTGGGGAAGGGCACGGGCCTGGGACTCTCCGTCTGTCAGGGCATCGTGGGCAGCCTGGGGGGCGCCATCGAAGTCCAAAGCCAGCCGGGCCAGGGCAGCACCTTCACGGTGGTGTTGCCCATGTCGGTCTCGGTGCTGCGGGAGGCGCTGGAGGAGGCGCCCGCGCTGCCCCAGGTGAAGCGCTCGCGCATCCTGGTGGTGGACGACGAGCTGCACGTGGGCAGCGCGCTGCGCCGGGCGCTGGGCCGGGAGCACGAGGTGCTCGTGGTGCAGGGGGCCCGGGAGGCCCTGGCCCAGGTGCTCCAGGGGGCGTGCTTCGATGTGATTCTGTGCGACGTGATGATGCCGGAGATGAATGGCATGGCGCTCCTGGCCGAGCTGGAGCGGACGTGTCCCTCCCAGGCGGACACCCTCCTGTTCCTCACCGGGGGGGCCTTCACCGAGGCGTCCTCGTCCTTCCTCGAGCAGTACCCGGAGCGGGTGCTGCGCAAGCCCATCGACATGGATGTGCTGCGCGAGGCGATTCGCGCCCGGATCGAAGGCGCGGCGCCGGGGCCCCTCCTGGCCAGGACGGAGCCCCGGGGCCGCGAGGACCTTGCCCCGCTGCCGGGTTGA
- a CDS encoding alpha/beta fold hydrolase: MGHSIYARNNVRVLGSLGPPLIFAHGFGSEQRAWRHQVAAFRDRYQIILLDHVGCGRSDFNAYSADRYSNIRRYAEDLLEICEELDVMDGILVGHSVSGMAGLLAAIAEPKRFRQLICIKASPRYLNDGDYVGGFEQPQLDALYAAMSANFYSWAMGFAPLAMNTPDMPELSNEFARTLSSMRPDIALSTARVIFESDCRASLPLLKTPTLILQSGQDIAVADEVGLYMAQHIPNAQLTRIDARGHLPHLSASALVNEAMEQFIDPGEHRKRAQGPLASESHHEQRTG; encoded by the coding sequence ATGGGTCACTCCATCTACGCGCGCAACAATGTCAGGGTTCTGGGTTCTCTGGGACCGCCGCTGATTTTCGCGCATGGTTTTGGTTCTGAACAGCGCGCCTGGCGCCACCAGGTGGCGGCCTTCCGGGACCGGTACCAAATCATCTTGTTGGACCATGTGGGCTGCGGCCGGTCCGACTTCAATGCCTACAGCGCCGACCGCTACAGCAACATCCGCCGCTACGCGGAGGATCTGCTGGAGATCTGCGAAGAGCTGGATGTGATGGATGGCATCCTGGTGGGCCACTCCGTCAGCGGCATGGCAGGCCTGCTGGCCGCCATCGCGGAGCCGAAGCGCTTCCGCCAGCTCATCTGCATCAAGGCCTCACCCCGGTATCTGAACGACGGGGACTACGTGGGCGGCTTCGAGCAGCCGCAGCTCGATGCGCTCTATGCCGCCATGTCGGCGAACTTCTACAGCTGGGCCATGGGGTTCGCGCCGCTGGCGATGAACACCCCGGACATGCCTGAGCTGTCCAACGAGTTTGCCCGGACCTTGTCCTCCATGCGCCCGGACATCGCGCTGTCCACCGCGCGCGTCATCTTCGAGTCCGACTGCCGGGCGTCGCTTCCGTTGCTGAAGACACCCACCCTCATCCTCCAGTCCGGCCAGGACATCGCCGTGGCGGACGAGGTGGGCCTCTACATGGCCCAGCACATCCCGAACGCGCAGCTGACGCGCATCGATGCGCGCGGCCACCTGCCGCACTTGAGTGCTTCCGCGCTGGTGAACGAGGCGATGGAACAGTTCATTGATCCGGGGGAGCACCGGAAGCGGGCCCAGGGCCCCCTGGCCTCCGAGAGCCACCACGAGCAGCGGACTGGCTGA
- the hisS gene encoding histidine--tRNA ligase, giving the protein MNDLLPGELAGEMAPIETWQFVERSVHEVFTRFGYGEIRTPMVEDTALFVRSVGEETDIVGKEMYTFEDKAQRSLSLRPEGTAPAARAYIEHSVSNQEPVTRWYYTGPMFRYERMKTGRYRQFFQIGAEAYGSREAAQDVELMDMVVQLLEVLGLKDISLNLNSLGDEACRPAYQKKLVEHLMAHREELCGDCQRRLEHNPMRVLDCKNDKCQAMARGAPDILQFLCEPCKAHFADVRRKLDALKVRYVINPQLVRGLDYYTRTAFEFIASHPALGTASTVGGGGRYDKLLKALGGPDVPAVGFALGLDRLTLLLREGGQRFSAPPDLFIAVADEGSQDEAFTLVSRLRREGLKVEFDTRGGSLKSQMKRADKTRARFALVLGEAERQSGRAQLKPMAGGEPLAVALTDIAQAVRAAPPAPPSQG; this is encoded by the coding sequence ATGAATGATCTTCTGCCCGGCGAGCTGGCCGGGGAGATGGCGCCCATCGAGACGTGGCAGTTCGTGGAGCGCTCGGTGCACGAGGTGTTCACCCGCTTCGGGTACGGGGAGATCCGCACGCCCATGGTGGAGGACACCGCGCTCTTCGTGCGCAGCGTGGGCGAGGAGACGGACATCGTCGGCAAGGAGATGTACACCTTCGAGGACAAGGCCCAGCGCAGCCTGTCCCTGCGCCCCGAGGGCACGGCCCCCGCGGCGCGCGCCTACATCGAGCACTCGGTGTCCAACCAGGAGCCGGTGACGCGTTGGTACTACACGGGCCCCATGTTCCGCTACGAGCGGATGAAGACGGGCCGCTACCGCCAGTTCTTCCAGATCGGCGCCGAGGCGTACGGCTCGCGCGAGGCGGCGCAGGACGTCGAGCTGATGGACATGGTGGTGCAGCTCCTGGAGGTGCTGGGGCTCAAGGACATCTCGCTCAACCTCAACTCCCTGGGGGACGAGGCGTGCCGGCCCGCCTACCAGAAGAAGCTGGTGGAGCACCTGATGGCGCACCGCGAGGAGCTGTGCGGCGACTGCCAGCGGCGGCTGGAGCACAACCCCATGCGGGTGCTCGACTGCAAGAACGACAAGTGCCAGGCCATGGCGCGCGGGGCGCCGGACATCCTCCAGTTCCTGTGCGAGCCCTGCAAGGCGCACTTCGCGGACGTGCGCCGCAAGCTGGACGCGCTGAAGGTGCGCTACGTCATCAACCCGCAGCTGGTGCGCGGGCTGGACTACTACACGCGCACGGCCTTCGAGTTCATCGCCTCGCACCCGGCGCTGGGCACCGCCAGCACGGTGGGCGGGGGCGGGCGGTATGACAAGCTGCTCAAGGCCCTGGGCGGGCCGGACGTGCCCGCGGTGGGCTTCGCCCTGGGGCTGGACCGGCTCACGCTGCTCTTGCGCGAGGGCGGCCAGCGCTTCAGCGCGCCGCCGGACCTGTTCATCGCCGTGGCGGACGAGGGCTCGCAGGACGAGGCCTTCACCCTGGTGAGCCGCCTGCGCCGCGAGGGGCTGAAGGTGGAGTTCGACACGCGCGGCGGCAGCCTCAAGAGCCAGATGAAGCGCGCGGACAAGACGCGCGCCCGGTTCGCCCTGGTGCTGGGCGAGGCAGAGCGCCAGTCGGGCCGGGCCCAGCTCAAGCCCATGGCGGGCGGCGAGCCCCTGGCTGTCGCCCTGACAGACATTGCCCAGGCGGTGCGGGCCGCCCCGCCAGCCCCGCCTTCCCAGGGCTGA